In the genome of Streptomyces sp. NBC_00433, the window ACGGCTCGCCGCCGCCGAGCAGCAGGTGCGGGACCGCGAGGCGGAGGTGCGGATCCGTGACGCGGAGGTCGCGCATCTGATCGACGTGCGCCTGCCCGCCGTGGAGCTGGGCGGGCGGCGGCCCCAGCAGGGCCTGCGGGACGGCCGGCTGGCCGGGACGGTCTACGCCGACCGGATGGACCAGGTCGTGAACCGCTTCGTCGGCACCGTGGAGAAGGCCAGGGTGCGGGCCGACCAGTCCGCCAAGGCCACCCTCAAGGCGGCGATGCGCTCGGTCCAGGCGCTGGCCAACGAGCAGCAGCTGTCCATCTCCGACATGCAGGACCGGCACGACAGCCCGTACGTGCTCCAGGACCTCATGGAGATCGACCACGCCAACTCGCAGTTCGGCCGGCGCGCGCAGGCCATCGCGGTGCTCTGCGGGTCGTGGCCGGGGCGGCAGCGCGCGGCCTCGCCGCTGATCGACGTGCTGCGCGGCGCCAAGTCCCGTATCCGCGACTACCAGCGGGTCGAGATCGGCCAGAGCCCGGACGTCGACGTGGTCAGCCGGGCCGTGGAGCCGGTCGTGCTCGCGGTCGCCGAGCTGCTGGACAACGCCACCCGCCACTCGCAGCCGAACACCAGCGTCGAGGTCACCCTGCGGCCCGCACACAACGGCACCACGATCGTCATCGACGACGCCGGCGTCGGCATGGACGAGCTGGAGGTCTCGATCGCCGTCGAACGGCTCGACGGCGGCGAGAACCTGGACATCAACCGGCTCGGCGACCCGCCGCAGTTCGGCTTCGCGGTGATCGGCGTGCTCGCCGCCCGCTACGGCTTCTCGGTGTCGGTGGACACCAGGTCGCCCTACGGCGGGGTGCGGGCCGTGCTGTTCCTGCCCAAGGCGCTGCTGGCCACCGCGGGGACCGCAGCGGCCCCGGTGGCCGCCCGCGCGGCGGCGCACCTGCGCGCGTCGGCACCGGCCGAGCTGCCCGTACGCACACCGGTACGCGCCGCCGCCGTACCGGCCGCCGCAGGCCAGGCGCCCGCCGCCGAGCCCGCGCACGAGCGCGCGCCCGGCGACGACGACATACCCGAGACCCCGATCACCGGCGCCACCGCGGGCGGCCTGCCGAAGCGGCGCAGGCGTGAGGTCGGCGAGGACCAGCTCGCGGCCCGGCACGCCCGCACCGCGGAGCCCGCAGACGAGGACACCGGGCCGATCCGCACCCCCTACGAGACCGCATCCCGGATGGGTGCGTTCGCCCGTGGCACGCGCTCCGGGCGCGCGGAATCCGCCGACGACGAAGGGACGACTCAGGAATGAACGACCATATGGCCAACGAACTGGGCTGGATGCTCGACGAGGTCCTGAAGGTCCCGGAAGCGCGGCACGCCATCCTGCTGTCCGCGGACGGCATGCTCAGAGCCCACTCCAAGGGCATCGGCAGGGACGAGGCGGAACGCCAGGCCGCGGCCCTGTCGGGGCTCCAGTCCATCAGCCGAAGCACCGCGGAATTCTGCGGCAAGGACGGCTCGCCCTGGCAGCAGACCCTGGTGGAATTCGCCGACGGCTACGTCTTCCTGGTCGCGGCGGGCGCGGGAGCGTATCTGGCGGTCTCCGCCACGCAGGACGTGGACATGGAGATGGTCACCTACCGCATGCAGAAGCTCGTGGACAGGCTCGGCAAGGAGCTGACCAGCCCGCCCCGCCAGGACGCGGCGAACTTCCGGCCGGGCACCACCGTCCCGTCATGACCCCGCCGCGCAGGCGGGAGGAGGGGCTCGTGCGCGCCTACGTCGTCACCGACGGGCGCGCCCACCCGACACGCAACACCCTGGACATCGTCTCGCTGGTGAACGCCGTGCCCGGCCGCTCACTGGCCGGGCTCACCCCCGAGCGGCGTGCGGTGATGGAGCTGTGCCGGGGCGGAGCCCTGTCCGTCGCCGAGGTCGCCGGCTATCTCGCGCTGCCGATCAGCGTCACCAAGGTGCTGATCAGCGACCTCATCGACAGCGGCCACATCATCGCGCGGGCCGCCATTCCCAAGGCGCAACTCCCCGACGTCCAGCTTCTGCAGGAGGTGCTCAATGGGCTCCGCGCCCGCCTCTGACCGCGCCCTCGTCCCCCCGGGCGGCACACCCTCCTACGTGGCCGACTCGGTCAGGACCGCGGCCAAGATCCTCATCGTGGGGCACTTCGCGGTCGGCAAGACGACCTTCGTCGGGACCCTGTCCGAGATCAGGCCGCTGCGGACCGAGGAGCCGCTGTCGCAGGCCGGCGCGCACATCGACGACCTGGCCGGCGTCCCCGACAAGACCGCGACCACCGTGGCCATGGACTTCGGCCGGCTCACCCTCAGCGACAGCCTGGTGCTCTACCTCTTCGGAGCGCCCGGCCAGAAGCGCTTCACGCGGCTGTGGACCGACATGCTCCAGGGCGCGCTCGGCGCCCTGGTGCTCGCCGACACCCGGCGGCTCCACCAGTCCTTCGACGTGATGGGGCTGCTGGAGGAGTTCGGCATGCCGTACGCGGTCGCGGTCAACCAGTTCGACGGGGCGCCGCACTTCCCCGAGGAGGAGATACGCGAGGCGCTCGACCTGCTGCCCGACACGCCCCTGGTCGGCTGCGACGCCCGCGACACCGCCTCCTCCACCAAGGCGCTGATCGCCCTGGTGGAGCACCTCAAGGCCCGCCCCGCCCTCGCACACCAGGAGTCCTGACCAGGATGACGTCCCCCACCGCGCCAGAGTCCGTACCGAACCCGGAGACCGCCCCGGCCGGGCCGCCCTCCCCGCCGCCCGGCTGCCCCGCCCACGCGGGCGGCGCCAGGCGCCTCTACGGGCCGGAGCACGCGGCCGACCCCAAGGCGACCTTCGCGGCGCTGCGCGCCCAGGGCAGCGTCGCGCCCGTGGAGATAGCCCCCGGCGTCGACGCCAC includes:
- a CDS encoding ATP-binding protein, encoding MTSHISGAVFWPVAVVALVALVLWVRQAVATARLGRRLAAAEQQVRDREAEVRIRDAEVAHLIDVRLPAVELGGRRPQQGLRDGRLAGTVYADRMDQVVNRFVGTVEKARVRADQSAKATLKAAMRSVQALANEQQLSISDMQDRHDSPYVLQDLMEIDHANSQFGRRAQAIAVLCGSWPGRQRAASPLIDVLRGAKSRIRDYQRVEIGQSPDVDVVSRAVEPVVLAVAELLDNATRHSQPNTSVEVTLRPAHNGTTIVIDDAGVGMDELEVSIAVERLDGGENLDINRLGDPPQFGFAVIGVLAARYGFSVSVDTRSPYGGVRAVLFLPKALLATAGTAAAPVAARAAAHLRASAPAELPVRTPVRAAAVPAAAGQAPAAEPAHERAPGDDDIPETPITGATAGGLPKRRRREVGEDQLAARHARTAEPADEDTGPIRTPYETASRMGAFARGTRSGRAESADDEGTTQE
- a CDS encoding roadblock/LC7 domain-containing protein translates to MNDHMANELGWMLDEVLKVPEARHAILLSADGMLRAHSKGIGRDEAERQAAALSGLQSISRSTAEFCGKDGSPWQQTLVEFADGYVFLVAAGAGAYLAVSATQDVDMEMVTYRMQKLVDRLGKELTSPPRQDAANFRPGTTVPS
- a CDS encoding DUF742 domain-containing protein: MTPPRRREEGLVRAYVVTDGRAHPTRNTLDIVSLVNAVPGRSLAGLTPERRAVMELCRGGALSVAEVAGYLALPISVTKVLISDLIDSGHIIARAAIPKAQLPDVQLLQEVLNGLRARL
- a CDS encoding ATP/GTP-binding protein; amino-acid sequence: MGSAPASDRALVPPGGTPSYVADSVRTAAKILIVGHFAVGKTTFVGTLSEIRPLRTEEPLSQAGAHIDDLAGVPDKTATTVAMDFGRLTLSDSLVLYLFGAPGQKRFTRLWTDMLQGALGALVLADTRRLHQSFDVMGLLEEFGMPYAVAVNQFDGAPHFPEEEIREALDLLPDTPLVGCDARDTASSTKALIALVEHLKARPALAHQES